A genomic stretch from Erigeron canadensis isolate Cc75 chromosome 9, C_canadensis_v1, whole genome shotgun sequence includes:
- the LOC122582388 gene encoding U1 small nuclear ribonucleoprotein C-like → MPRYYCDYCDTYLTHDSPSVRKQHNAGYKHKANVRIYYQQYEAQQNQYLIDQKVKEHLGQAAAFQQVGGAYNPLRPRLPILPMPIPGNPQMAMNPALYPGMRPLAPLPRPIPGTAGYPGMPPTLAPPGAPSMPGQVNPSIPGQGNPLLSGQVNQTMPGQVNPSMPGQVNPSMPGQVNPLMPGQVNPSMPGQINLSMPGQVNNGMPRPITLNAPIMAPGSAGTPASGAPPTMFTPTMYQANPIVQARGGFESPNANTQPQEANR, encoded by the exons CCTTCTGTCAGGAAGCAGCACAATGCCGGCTACAAACACAAG GCAAATGTTCGAATATATTATCAGCAATATGAGGCACAACAAAACCAATATTTAATTGACCAAAAGGTTAAGGAGCATCTTGGACAAGCTGCTGCATTCCAGCAAGTTGGTGGTGCTTACAACCCACTGAGACCCCGTCTTCCTATTTTACCTATGCCAATACCAGGAAATCCACAGATGGCGATGAATCCAGCATTATACCCTGGAATGAGACCGCTTGCCCCTTTGCCAAGACCTATTCCTGGTACTGCAG GATACCCCGGAATGCCACCAACGCTCGCACCACCTGGTGCCCCTTCCATGCCAGGTCAGGTTAACCCGTCCATACCAGGTCAGGGCAACCCATTGTTGTCTGGTCAGGTCAACCAAACGATGCCTGGGCAGGTCAACCCATCGATGCCTGGTCAGGTGAACCCATCTATGCCTGGTCAGGTGAACCCATTGATGCCTGGTCAGGTCAATCCATCAATGCCTGGTCAGATCAACCTATCTATGCCTGGTCAGGTTAACAATGGTATGCCAAGGCCCATAACGTTAAATGCCCCTATAATGGCCCCAGGGAGCGCAGGAACCCCTGCTTCTGGTGCACCACCTACAATGTTTACACCAACCATGTATCAAGCCAACCCAATAGTACAAGCTCGTGGAGGTTTTGAAAGTCCAAATGCCAATACCCAACCTCAGGAGGCTAACCGTTAA